Proteins from a single region of Blastocatellia bacterium:
- a CDS encoding serine hydrolase domain-containing protein translates to MNRTRRLAYAALLFFLSLNASAALAQDDKIDLFVKADMQKRKIPGLSIAVVKNGRVIKTKGYGLANVESNVPATPETIYQSGSVGKQFTATLVMMLVEEGKMSLDDHISKYIPDAPDIWKAITIRHLLTHTSGISNKLYDQINMRRDYTEDELVEKIAGIPLDFQPGTKWNYSNPGYVLLGILIHKATGKFYGDLLKERIFAPLDMTTARIISEADIIPNRAAGYRLVKGELKNQEWVSPLLNTTADGSLYLTVYDMAKWDAALYTERLLKRASLEQMWTPVKLASGKTQPYGFGWELGDVNGHHIIEHGGAWQGFTTYIARYVDDKLTVIVLTNRAGADPGRVAHGIAGLYNPELAPQTR, encoded by the coding sequence CAAAGCCGATATGCAGAAGCGCAAAATCCCCGGCCTCTCCATCGCCGTCGTCAAGAATGGCCGGGTCATCAAGACCAAAGGTTACGGGCTGGCGAACGTCGAGTCGAACGTGCCGGCGACGCCGGAAACGATCTATCAATCCGGCTCGGTCGGTAAACAGTTCACCGCGACCCTCGTGATGATGCTGGTCGAAGAAGGCAAGATGAGCCTCGACGATCACATCAGCAAATACATCCCCGACGCGCCCGACATCTGGAAAGCCATCACCATCCGTCATCTGCTGACGCACACGTCGGGCATTTCAAATAAGCTTTACGACCAGATCAACATGCGGCGCGATTACACCGAAGACGAGCTGGTGGAAAAGATCGCTGGCATACCGCTCGACTTCCAGCCGGGCACGAAATGGAACTACAGCAACCCCGGCTATGTCCTGCTCGGCATTCTCATCCATAAAGCGACCGGCAAGTTTTATGGTGACTTGCTGAAAGAGAGAATCTTCGCGCCGCTCGATATGACTACCGCGCGCATCATCAGCGAGGCCGACATCATTCCGAACCGCGCCGCTGGCTACCGCCTGGTGAAAGGCGAGCTGAAAAATCAAGAGTGGGTGTCGCCCCTGCTCAACACGACCGCCGACGGCAGCCTCTATTTAACCGTCTACGATATGGCGAAGTGGGACGCGGCGCTTTACACGGAGCGCCTGCTCAAGCGCGCCAGCCTTGAGCAGATGTGGACGCCGGTGAAACTCGCAAGCGGCAAGACACAGCCTTATGGCTTCGGCTGGGAGCTCGGCGACGTCAATGGTCATCACATCATCGAGCACGGGGGCGCGTGGCAAGGGTTCACGACTTACATCGCGCGCTACGTTGACGACAAGCTAACGGTGATCGTGCTCACCAACCGCGCCGGCGCAGACCCGGGTCGCGTCGCGCACGGCATCGCCGGCCTTTACAACCCGGAGCTTGCGCCGCAAACGCGTTAA
- the prmC gene encoding peptide chain release factor N(5)-glutamine methyltransferase, which yields MPTIAEAIREGARRLEQAGESGARRTAGLLLAHRLKVDRTHLLTHPEQAISAEALQAFLQMIERRAAGEPVQYITGHQEFYGRDFLVTPAVLIPRPETEFLVERVLALVGDMQQAAPLIVDLGTGSGCIAVTLAVELPAARLVATDISGAALAVARQNAARHGVGARIEFYEGDLMAPLTEAGLDNRVDILASNPPYVAENQPELVQRDVREFEPHGALFGGADGLSFYRRLLVEAFGVVRPGGFLVCEIGYSQLDPIAELVAASRWQLVEIIHDLQGIARTLVIRKSVEGARRPLLDE from the coding sequence GTGCCGACCATTGCTGAAGCCATCCGTGAAGGAGCGCGCCGGCTCGAACAGGCGGGCGAGAGCGGAGCGCGCCGCACTGCCGGCCTGTTACTGGCACATCGGCTCAAGGTTGACCGCACACACCTGCTCACGCATCCCGAACAAGCGATTAGTGCGGAAGCCCTGCAAGCGTTCTTGCAGATGATCGAGCGGCGCGCGGCGGGCGAGCCCGTGCAGTACATCACCGGGCATCAGGAATTCTACGGGCGCGACTTTCTGGTCACGCCTGCCGTGTTGATCCCGCGACCGGAAACCGAATTTCTCGTCGAGCGTGTGCTGGCGCTGGTGGGCGATATGCAACAGGCCGCGCCGCTCATCGTTGACCTGGGGACAGGGTCGGGCTGCATCGCCGTGACGCTCGCCGTCGAGCTGCCCGCCGCCCGCCTGGTCGCCACAGATATTTCCGGCGCGGCGCTCGCCGTCGCCCGGCAGAACGCGGCGCGACACGGCGTCGGCGCGCGCATCGAATTTTACGAAGGCGACCTGATGGCGCCGCTTACAGAGGCGGGGCTGGACAATCGTGTAGACATCCTCGCCTCGAATCCGCCTTACGTGGCCGAGAATCAGCCGGAGCTGGTGCAGCGCGACGTGCGCGAGTTCGAGCCGCACGGGGCATTGTTCGGCGGGGCAGACGGGCTCAGCTTTTACCGCCGCCTGCTGGTCGAAGCCTTCGGCGTAGTCAGGCCGGGCGGCTTTCTCGTTTGTGAGATTGGCTACAGTCAGCTCGATCCCATAGCAGAGCTGGTCGCGGCATCGCGCTGGCAGTTGGTCGAAATCATCCACGACCTGCAAGGCATTGCGCGCACGCTGGTCATTCGCAAGTCCGTGGAAGGCGCCCGCCGCCCTTTGCTCGATGAGTGA
- a CDS encoding energy transducer TonB yields MKKTVSIILALACVSGNIGLTLAGGALRQAPLRVAIVGFNGVRVGEQAGDDPLQKALRAALARRAQITLIEPLQVEPAVAGVGYDGSINMSRDEARRLGAAIGCDFFITGKRDLFTRSEAKAESHEEALVGVMLVDARTGELAAFDFINEKAATRAAAIEAVMKTLATRAAGYAERMMAHRARGMAQQSGEPVEHIEELPDADTAAGAGFKPPEFLNRVKPEYTSEAERADITATVEAAAVFRADGTVGEITITRWAGFGLDEAAAATIRQLKFKPATREGRAVSVRATVRYNFRRLRPTS; encoded by the coding sequence ATGAAGAAGACCGTTTCAATCATCCTGGCGCTGGCCTGTGTGTCGGGAAATATCGGTCTCACGCTAGCCGGCGGCGCGTTGCGACAAGCGCCGCTGCGTGTGGCGATTGTCGGCTTCAACGGCGTCAGGGTGGGTGAGCAGGCTGGCGACGATCCGCTACAAAAAGCCTTGCGCGCGGCGCTGGCGCGGCGCGCGCAGATCACGCTGATCGAGCCATTGCAGGTCGAGCCGGCGGTCGCGGGCGTCGGCTACGACGGCTCAATCAACATGAGCCGCGACGAGGCGCGGCGGCTGGGCGCGGCCATCGGCTGTGACTTCTTCATCACCGGCAAGCGCGACCTGTTTACGCGCAGCGAGGCGAAGGCCGAGTCACACGAAGAGGCGCTTGTCGGCGTGATGCTCGTTGATGCGCGCACCGGCGAGCTGGCGGCTTTTGATTTCATCAACGAAAAAGCGGCGACTCGCGCCGCCGCAATCGAAGCCGTGATGAAAACTCTGGCGACCCGCGCCGCCGGTTACGCCGAGCGCATGATGGCCCACCGCGCTCGCGGCATGGCGCAGCAATCCGGCGAGCCTGTCGAACACATCGAAGAGCTGCCCGACGCGGATACGGCTGCTGGAGCCGGTTTCAAGCCGCCGGAGTTCCTAAACCGCGTCAAGCCCGAATACACCAGCGAAGCCGAGCGCGCCGACATCACCGCCACCGTCGAAGCCGCGGCGGTCTTTCGCGCCGATGGCACGGTGGGCGAAATCACGATCACGCGCTGGGCCGGGTTTGGCCTTGATGAAGCGGCGGCGGCCACCATTCGCCAGTTGAAATTCAAACCGGCGACGCGCGAGGGCCGGGCGGTCAGCGTGCGCGCCACTGTGCGTTATAACTTCCGCCGCCTCCGCCCGACTTCATGA
- a CDS encoding 4-hydroxy-3-methylbut-2-enyl diphosphate reductase yields MKTEIHQRTSDRPTRRPAMGWKQALRATCMALALLACYFGMRSTAAHNAAMPEPAAAPLEAITGEWIIESKPSSDSLYLTVQRGGNEKGHHFHSTSSFDIKQDSLKGLSMTMMQSNGSPVQFQIVRDAGTFNCEGWFKNGNGSGHFSFAPSQAFAGQMESLGYGKLTDEQLFSLAVIDVHLNFIRELSALGYDHLSLDNLIAMRIHGAGPQFINELKAAGYDRQPVDELIAMRIHGVTPDYIKEVKSLGYEKPQVDQLVAMRIHGVSTDFIRGLQEYGYERPPIDELVAMRIHGVKIEFIKELRELGYDRVPIDELVAMRIHGVSTDFIKEVKAQGYDRVSIDQFVAMRIHGVTPAYIEKMKARGFNDLTIDKLIELRIHGFDK; encoded by the coding sequence ATGAAGACGGAAATCCATCAACGCACCTCAGACCGGCCGACGCGCCGCCCTGCTATGGGATGGAAGCAGGCATTGCGCGCCACCTGTATGGCGCTGGCGCTGCTCGCCTGCTACTTCGGCATGCGTTCGACCGCCGCGCATAATGCGGCGATGCCTGAGCCCGCGGCGGCGCCGCTTGAGGCCATCACCGGCGAATGGATTATCGAATCGAAGCCTTCGAGCGATAGCCTTTACTTAACCGTGCAGCGCGGCGGCAATGAGAAGGGCCACCACTTTCATTCGACTTCGTCATTCGACATCAAGCAGGACAGCCTCAAAGGCTTGAGCATGACGATGATGCAGAGCAACGGCTCGCCTGTGCAGTTCCAGATCGTGCGCGACGCCGGCACCTTCAACTGTGAAGGCTGGTTCAAGAACGGCAACGGCTCGGGCCACTTCAGTTTCGCGCCCAGCCAGGCGTTCGCCGGCCAGATGGAGAGCCTCGGCTATGGCAAGCTCACCGACGAGCAACTCTTCTCGCTGGCGGTGATTGACGTTCATCTGAATTTCATCCGCGAGCTTAGCGCCCTCGGTTACGATCACCTGTCGCTCGACAACCTGATCGCCATGCGCATTCACGGGGCCGGCCCGCAGTTCATCAACGAGCTGAAGGCCGCCGGCTACGACCGCCAGCCGGTTGACGAGCTGATCGCCATGCGCATCCACGGCGTGACCCCCGATTACATCAAGGAAGTTAAATCGCTCGGCTACGAAAAGCCGCAGGTCGATCAACTGGTGGCGATGCGCATCCACGGCGTCAGCACCGATTTCATTCGCGGCTTGCAGGAGTACGGCTACGAGCGCCCGCCGATAGATGAGCTGGTCGCCATGCGCATTCACGGCGTCAAGATCGAGTTCATCAAAGAGCTGCGCGAGCTGGGCTATGATCGAGTGCCGATTGATGAACTGGTGGCGATGCGCATTCATGGCGTCAGCACGGACTTCATCAAAGAGGTCAAAGCGCAAGGCTATGACCGCGTCTCGATAGATCAATTTGTCGCGATGCGCATTCACGGGGTGACGCCGGCTTACATCGAGAAGATGAAAGCCCGCGGCTTCAACGATCTGACGATTGATAAGCTGATCGAGCTGCGCATTCACGGCTTCGACAAATAA
- a CDS encoding M56 family metallopeptidase encodes MNTLEMLLSKPLIQALGWALVHFIWQGALVALLYAGLASALRQRAANLRYAVACAAMLLMLLLPMVTGFIIARATSQTPGEALMRQTTVYSPTGASLEGHRQAGASEATPPVGFGASQSVPVATTQAVAPANADAPMSSWPLWARQRFVSLMPWLVAVWFAGVLFLSFRFLGGLFVAQRLKRREASPLLEQWQAKLAELCERLRVSRPVRLCESVLVEVPTVIGWLRPVILVPTSALTGLNAAQLEALLAHELGHIKRYDYLVNLLQTAVETLLFYHPAVWWLSSQIRQEREHCCDDLAVATCGNVLVYARALAELEQMRGVAPQLAVAASGGVLMRRIQRLVGNPARPSHRFESWLAGVIALAMVCGLLAGAQARIFSGEITKATADDSSAASVARATDKADQRAPAAAPKPLEPAHETQSETVESQSEQQSESTATVETPATEQAEQQSESGADFLSGLAAEGYSNLSVDDVVAFKIHGVTPAFIHEMNALFNKKLPADELVAFKIHGVTPQFMSEMKAAGLANLSPDDLVAFRIHGVTPEFMSEWKAAGYDHLSADDLVAFRIHGVTPAFVQEVKGLGFDHISPDDLIAFRIHGVTSAFVQTMRGYIRGNLSADDLTAMRIHGVTPEFIKEMEGTGYTNLSADDLVGFRIHGVTPSFIKAIQALGFKPTADQLVELRIHNVSSEFIETVKSRGFKDATLEQIIELRRLNIVPGPRKQ; translated from the coding sequence ATGAACACACTGGAGATGCTGTTAAGCAAACCGCTCATTCAAGCCCTGGGCTGGGCGCTCGTCCACTTCATCTGGCAGGGCGCGCTGGTCGCTTTGCTTTATGCCGGGCTGGCGTCGGCGCTGCGCCAGCGCGCCGCCAACCTGCGCTACGCGGTCGCCTGCGCGGCGATGCTGTTGATGCTATTGCTGCCGATGGTGACGGGCTTCATCATCGCGCGCGCGACGTCACAGACGCCGGGCGAAGCATTGATGCGACAGACCACGGTCTACTCACCGACAGGCGCGTCGCTTGAAGGCCACAGGCAAGCCGGTGCCAGCGAGGCGACGCCGCCCGTCGGGTTCGGCGCGTCGCAGAGCGTGCCGGTCGCGACAACTCAAGCGGTCGCCCCGGCCAATGCGGATGCGCCGATGTCGTCATGGCCGCTGTGGGCGCGGCAGCGATTCGTTTCGCTCATGCCGTGGCTGGTGGCCGTCTGGTTTGCAGGCGTGCTGTTTCTGTCGTTCCGTTTTCTCGGCGGCTTGTTCGTCGCGCAGCGGCTCAAGCGGCGGGAAGCCAGCCCGTTGTTAGAGCAATGGCAAGCCAAGCTCGCGGAGCTTTGCGAGCGCCTTCGGGTGTCGCGGCCCGTGCGTCTGTGCGAGTCCGTACTGGTCGAAGTGCCGACCGTCATCGGCTGGCTGCGACCTGTCATCCTGGTGCCGACGAGCGCGCTGACCGGGCTGAACGCGGCACAGTTAGAGGCGCTGTTGGCGCACGAGCTTGGACACATCAAGCGTTACGATTATCTGGTTAACCTGCTGCAAACGGCAGTCGAGACTTTGCTCTTTTACCACCCGGCGGTCTGGTGGCTTTCATCACAAATTCGCCAGGAGCGCGAGCATTGCTGCGACGATCTGGCGGTCGCCACCTGCGGCAACGTGCTGGTCTATGCGCGAGCCCTGGCCGAGCTTGAGCAGATGCGTGGTGTCGCTCCGCAACTGGCGGTCGCGGCTTCGGGCGGCGTGCTGATGCGCCGCATCCAGCGGCTGGTCGGCAACCCTGCGCGACCTTCGCACCGCTTTGAATCGTGGCTCGCAGGTGTCATTGCCCTGGCGATGGTGTGCGGCCTGCTTGCCGGCGCGCAGGCGAGGATTTTTTCCGGCGAGATCACGAAAGCGACCGCGGATGATTCGTCCGCCGCGTCCGTAGCGCGGGCCACTGACAAAGCGGATCAGCGCGCGCCGGCTGCCGCGCCGAAACCGCTTGAGCCGGCTCACGAAACGCAATCCGAAACCGTCGAGAGCCAGAGCGAGCAGCAGAGTGAATCAACGGCGACGGTTGAAACGCCGGCCACCGAGCAGGCCGAGCAACAGAGCGAGTCGGGCGCTGACTTCCTCAGCGGCCTGGCCGCCGAGGGCTACAGCAACCTGTCGGTTGACGATGTGGTCGCCTTCAAGATTCATGGCGTCACGCCGGCCTTCATCCACGAGATGAACGCTTTGTTCAACAAGAAGCTGCCGGCTGATGAGCTGGTGGCGTTCAAGATTCATGGGGTCACGCCGCAATTTATGTCCGAGATGAAAGCGGCGGGCCTTGCCAATCTTTCACCGGACGATCTGGTCGCCTTCCGCATTCACGGGGTCACCCCTGAGTTTATGTCCGAGTGGAAAGCTGCCGGCTACGATCACCTTTCAGCGGATGATCTGGTGGCGTTTCGCATTCATGGCGTCACGCCGGCTTTCGTTCAAGAAGTGAAGGGGCTGGGCTTCGACCACATTTCGCCCGATGACCTGATCGCCTTCCGTATCCACGGCGTCACCAGCGCCTTCGTGCAGACGATGCGCGGCTACATCCGCGGCAACCTCTCTGCCGACGACCTGACGGCGATGCGGATTCATGGGGTTACGCCGGAATTCATCAAAGAGATGGAAGGCACCGGCTATACCAACCTTTCGGCGGACGACCTGGTCGGCTTCAGAATTCATGGGGTCACGCCGAGCTTCATCAAAGCTATTCAAGCGCTCGGGTTCAAGCCGACGGCGGATCAACTCGTCGAGTTACGCATTCACAACGTCTCATCTGAATTCATCGAAACGGTCAAGAGCCGTGGGTTCAAAGATGCGACGCTCGAACAGATCATCGAGTTGCGGCGGCTGAACATTGTTCCGGGCCCGCGCAAACAATAA